One segment of Primulina tabacum isolate GXHZ01 chromosome 14, ASM2559414v2, whole genome shotgun sequence DNA contains the following:
- the LOC142524600 gene encoding uncharacterized protein LOC142524600, with protein MYLERSEKNKIARNQKIMNQTTGRRSFAQVQQKLKKEKGRPPSRVELFHACFTHANGSPSGNIVAEKLAAMKELENQLPEDEDDQIGENDVFSQIIGPDRSGRVRMLGDGVNPSDLWGEVPSRSTCNRIVMEQKTKLEKMDEQIRKQGQHIAMLESKICNQPNQNLGSNYDNIQHTASSSSPLSPRIGCSVSIKSLFDSTKIVAKGVVRSMDPNTEVGRQTLGPNWCEIQVLVVLEREESSIRPYDLLQKVGDTLGGMIAWPCHLLTVNEEDFY; from the exons ATGTATCTGGAGAGAAGTGAAAAAAATAAGATTGCTCGGAACCAAAAGATAATGAATCAGACAACTGGAAGAAGATCTTTCGCTCAAGTGCAACAAAAATTG aaaaaagaaaaaggacgACCTCCATCAAGAGTTGAATTATTTCATGCCTGTTTCACTCATGCTAATGGAAGTCCCTCAGGCAACATTGTGGCAGAAAAATTG GCTGCAATGAAAGAACTAGAAAATCAACTTCCTGAAGATGAGGATGATCAAATTGGTGAAAATGACGTATTTTCTCAAATCATTGGACCAGATAGATCAGGCCGAGTGCGTATGCTTGGTGATGGTGTTAACCCATCTGATTTATGGGGAGAAGTTCCAAGCCGTAGTACATGCAATCGAATAGTGATGGAGCAAAAGACAAAGTTAGAAAAAATGGATGAGCAAATTAGAAAACAAGGCCAACACATTGCAATGTTAGAATCAAAGATTTGCAATCAACCAAACCAAAACCTTGGTTCAAATTACGACAATATACAACACACAGCATCCTCTAGTAGTCCATTATCTCCAAGG ATTGGATGTTCTGTCTCAATAAAAAGTCTATTTGATTCGACGAAGATTGTGGCAAAAGGAGTGGTTCGTAGCATGGATCCAAATACCGAAGTAGGAAGACAGACGTTAGGACCAAATTGGTGTGAAATACAAGTTCTAGTTGTCCTAGAACGGGAAGAGAGTTCGATTAGGCCATATGATCTTTTACAAAAGGTTGGGGATACACTTGGAGGAATGATAGCTTGGCCTTGTCATTTG TTGACAGTTAATGAGGAAGATTTCTACTAG
- the LOC142524599 gene encoding uncharacterized protein LOC142524599, translating to MDKSWMFLPRQTKEYRKGLESFLDFAFSNANINGMIACPCAKCKIGICVSREDACDHLTVDGFIKGMASEGKTVGKPHFQHQDKANTQSRIMIANHAARSSKKVGLARELGSKNDSGKEIQNIQGMLNNQMDGVSKHQHNDLQGMTRKSKFFGKSHFQLRDEEDTQPRIISANHVTRNSKKRECQNIQGMLNNQKDKVSKQQHNDVQGMTLKNKNVGKTHFQLQDETNTQPLILIDNHTTRNSKERYCQSIQGASRNQIDEASNQNDIELQGLTSRITFNNNPHAENDFMDEESDQDVDSESESLNAEKKTRGPTFMKEIWGRPSTLPRIKIRCDDMGRPIGSRRNKFTDFLGTLARNGKFCPIDVEDWHKMPLDSKKKILDVIKEKYDLPPGTESWTLRSIATKWRNWKAELKKKYYDPELPMQVLLEERDKRAFVEQYVKLVAQWNSEKSKVYNILYV from the exons ATGGATAAAAGTTGGATGTTTTTGCCGAGACAAACCAAGGAATACAGGAAAGGACTTGAGAGTTTCTTAGATTTTGCATTTTCTAATGCAAACATAAATGGAATGATTGCGTGTCCATGTGCAAAATGTAAGATCGGCATATGTGTTTCAAGAGAGGATGCTTGTGATCATTTGACGGTTGATGGATTTATCAAAG GAATGGCTAGTGAGGGTAAAACTGTTGGAAAACCTCATTTTCAACATCAAGATAAGGCAAATACACAATCTCGAATTATGATTGCCAATCACGCAGCTCGAAGTTCAAAAAAAG TTGGTCTTGCAAGAGAACTCGGTAGCAAGAATGATAGCGGAAAAG AAATTCAAAACATACAAGGTATGTTGAATAACCAAATGGATGGAGTTTCAAAGCACCAAcacaatgatttacaag GAATGACTCGTAAGAGTAAATTTTTTGGAAAATCTCATTTTCAACTTCGAGATGAGGAAGATACACAACCACGTATTATATCTGCCAATCATGTAACTCGAAATTCAAAAAAAAGAG AATGTCAAAACATACAAGGTATGCTAAATAACCAAAAGGATAAAGTTTCAAAGCAACAACACAATGATGTACAAG GAATGactcttaaaaataaaaatgttggaAAAACTCATTTTCAACTTCAAGATGAGACAAATACTCAACCACTGATTTTGATTGACAATCACACAACTCGAAATTCAAAAGAAAGAT ATTGTCAAAGCATTCAAGGTGCATCAAGAAACCAAATAGATGAAGCTTCAAATCAAAATGACATTGAATTACAAG GTTTGACTTCTAGGATCACATTCAACAATAACCCACATgctgaaaatgattttatggaCGAAGAATCTGATCAAG ATGTAGATAGCGAAAGTGAATCTCTTAACGCTGAGAAGAAAACTAGAGGCCCTACATTTATGAAAGAAATTTGGGGTAGACCTAGCACGCTGCCACGTATTAAGATTCGATGTGATGATATGGGACGTCCTATTGGATCAAGAAGAAATAAATTTACTGATTTTTTGGGTACTTTGGCAAGAAATGGTAAATTTTGTCCGATTGACGTGGAAGATTGGCATAAAATGCCCCTGGAtagtaagaaaaaaattttagatgTTATAAAG GAAAAGTACGACCTTCCTCCTGGAACAGAAAGTTGGACGCTACGTTCAATAGCAACAAAATGGAGAAACTGGAAGGCAGAACTAAAAAAGAAGTATTATGATCCTGAGTTGCCAATGCAAGTTCTTCTTGAAGAAAGAGATAAAAGAGCTTTTGTAGAACAATATGTGAAACTAGTTGCTCAGTGGAACTCTGAAAAATCAAAggtatacaatattttatatgtttag